A region from the Perca fluviatilis chromosome 16, GENO_Pfluv_1.0, whole genome shotgun sequence genome encodes:
- the LOC120543743 gene encoding interferon regulatory factor 2-binding protein 1-like, translating into MSSASQSSSRRQWCYLCDLPKMPWAMLWEFSEAVCRGCVNYDGADRIELLIETARQLKSTHGVLDGRSPGPQQGKPSSAGPLEAGRQHGERLDRGRGEYGVSSRLPNGLHRAEDGSLSEGSRQSPNTRRAIVGAVPSLHGTISHALIAQGLVAAPHGLLAPLSGSRAGATQIAVSAGPIMGEAGRRQVVSLGVGASTSALVGIDSAVWRNNEAMAELNEVTRSRVEGWPNRPKAVRDVLVGLSSCVPFNVRFRKDHNLMGRVLAFDASTTPDFELKVFVEYPVGTGMIYSGVPDLVRQMFRDSAKDAGKAVNSGLRYVEYEKRQGTGDWRGLSELLNDGVRMFKEPPIPEVLPQSDAGLPMAAAGRPMPAKNTTRRRKASPGSENGESEGRPDHPAREPWPRGAYSGMEPLPGMATAQDGPPRLHSQPSPISALMGVADSLSSSQMARDSPSMSTAHSSSAGRPTSSSPSTASTSVSQAALGQGLSAVGQSSNASAGESTSSAQGTLLCCTLCRERLEDTHFVQCPSVPHHKFCFPCTRGFIRSQGQGGEVYCPSGERCPLAGSSVPWAFMQGEISTILAGDGDVTVKKESDP; encoded by the coding sequence ATGTCCTCCGCCTCGCAGTCTTCCTCTAGACGGCAATGGTGCTACCTCTGCGATCTGCCCAAGATGCCCTGGGCCATGCTGTGGGAGTTCAGCGAGGCTGTGTGCCGGGGATGTGTCAACTACGACGGGGCGGACAGGATAGAGCTGCTCATTGAAACTGCCCGGCAGCTGAAGAGCACCCACGGAGTTTTAGACGGCAGGTCCCCCGGTCCACAGCAGGGCAAACCCAGCTCGGCTGGGCCCCTCGAAGCGGGGCGGCAGCATGGAGAGCGTCTGGATAGGGGGAGGGGTGAGTATGGGGTGTCTTCTCGCCTCCCCAATGGCCTGCACAGAGCTGAAGATGGGTCATTGTCAGAAGGCAGCAGACAGAGCCCAAACACTCGTCGGGCTATAGTTGGGGCAGTTCCTAGTCTTCACGGCACTATATCCCACGCCTTGATAGCTCAGGGGTTAGTAGCAGCCCCTCATGGGCTTTTAGCCCCCTTATCAGGCTCCAGGGCTGGGGCCACACAAATTGCAGTCTCAGCTGGCCCCATAATGGGTGAAGCTGGCAGAAGACAGGTTGTGTCCCTGGGCGTGGGAGCAAGCACCTCTGCTCTGGTGGGTATAGATTCTGCCGTGTGGAGGAACAATGAAGCGATGGCAGAACTGAATGAGGTGACGCGTAGCAGGGTTGAAGGCTGGCCAAACCGTCCCAAAGCGGTCCGGGATGTGCTTGTGGGCCTCAGCAGCTGCGTCCCCTTTAACGTGCGTTTCAGGAAAGACCATAATCTGATGGGTCGTGTTCTGGCCTTTGACGCCAGCACTACTCCAGACTTTGAGCTGAAGGTGTTTGTGGAGTATCCCGTCGGCACTGGAATGATCTACTCGGGAGTTCCAGACCTGGTCAGGCAGATGTTCCGCGACTCGGCCAAAGATGCGGGCAAAGCGGTGAACTCTGGGTTGCGCTACGTAGAATACGAGAAGCGGCAAGGCACCGGAGACTGGCGCGGGCTGTCTGAGCTGCTGAATGATGGCGTGCGTATGTTTAAAGAGCCCCCGATTCCAGAGGTTCTGCCACAGTCGGATGCAGGTTTGCCTATGGCAGCAGCCGGACGCCCCATGCCGGCAAAGAACACAACTCGGCGCCGCAAGGCTTCTCCGGGCTCTGAGAACGGAGAGAGCGAAGGGAGGCCTGATCACCCAGCGAGAGAGCCCTGGCCCAGAGGTGCTTACTCAGGCATGGAACCTCTCCCTGGCATGGCCACGGCTCAGGACGGCCCACCCCGTTTACACAGCCAGCCCTCGCCCATCTCAGCGCTCATGGGAGTTGCAGACAGCCTGAGCTCCAGCCAGATGGCCAGGGACAGCCCCAGCATGTCCACAGCCCACTCCTCCTCAGCTGGGCGCCCCACCAGCAGCAGCCCCTCCACTGCCTCCACCTCAGTCTCCCAGGCAGCCTTGGGGCAGGGTCTCAGCGCGGTGGGGCAGAGCAGCAACGCCAGTGCCGGGGAGTCTACGAGCAGCGCTCAGGGCACTCTGCTCTGCTGCACCCTCTGCCGAGAGCGCCTGGAGGACACTCACTTTGTCCAGTGTCCCTCTGTCCCGCACCACAAGTTCTGCTTCCCCTGTACCCGAGGATTCATCCGCAGCCAAGGCCAAGGCGGGGAGGTGTACTGCCCCAGCGGAGAGCGCTGCCCCCTGGCTGGATCCTCCGTGCCTTGGGCCTTCATGCAGGGCGAGATCTCCACCATCCTGGCCGGAGACGGAGACGTGACAGTAAAGAAGGAGAGCGACCCTTGA